The nucleotide window AATTTATTTTTCCACCGGCGGCCAGCCACACTGACAGCGCTTCACGCAGATAATCGACTGAATGCTGCATCACGCAGTGTTTTACAGCGGGATGCTGGTTGTTATAGCCCATCAGCTCAGGGGCAAGTGCGGCGGTCAGCTCCGCGCCGTGCACCTGCATAAAATCATTCAGGCGGTTGCGGATGCTGATGCGCTGCACGTCCTCATGCGAGCGAATATAGCGACCGGCAGCCTGATTAATTTCCCATTTTTTCATATCGATAATATCGCGCAGCGTTTGCAGGCTGCGGGAACGGTTATTCTCACCGCTGACTAACAGCTCGCCATATTCCTGTTCGGTGTCGGCCAGCTCCTGTTTGCGGGTCAGCCAGCTGGTTTTGTTGTTCTGGCAGGTTTCAAAAGCCTGCTCCAGCGTTAATGTTGTCATCGGGCGTCTCCGTCGACGTTACAGACTTTGTTTTTTCGCTTTCCCGGCATGAGCCGAGATAAATTCGTCATCCGTTAAATCCGTCTCTGAAGGTGGCCGGATGACCGAGTCGACCGACTCCATCGTCCGGAATGTGGCCGAACAGAGAATGTTGGTGCACTGGTAATAGGCATGTTTGACGGTTTCAGACAGATAGCGGCTTGTTCGGGTATGTGCCGGACACTTACAGAACGGGCAGTGCATCATGCCAGTAACCCCCGGGCTTTCAGGTCAGATTCACGCTCACGTAATTTTTCAAACCAGACCTTACGTTTGCCGACAGTGGCGGCCACGCCGTAATTCATATGTGGCAGCGTCTCCGCTGACAGCCCGGTTCTGTAAAGCACAGGTTCAGCAGCCAGGCTGATGTGGTAATCTTTCACCGCACGCTCAAGCCACGCTTTTACCTCCTGCATGACCGCTTTATCCGGTTCGGTGTAACCCTGAGTCCCGATGGTGTTAGCGAGCGGATTACTCATCACCAGCATTTTCAGTTTCATCGCCCGGACAAGCGCTCCGCACGTATCATGCAGTGCGTTATCCAGCTCTTTTCCCGTGTACTGGCTGAGCACGTTGTGATGCGCCTGACGGTATGCTCTGGCCGTGCTGTCACAGTTACCTTTCAGCCGGTCGCATTCAAAGGTCAGCACCTCAGCGAGCTGGTCACACTCCTGTGCCAGTTCACGGGAAGCCACACGCGCCAGATGCTGTTTTTTCAGCTCATCCGTCAGCACTGCACCACCTGCACGAAATGCCGTGCGCCATTCACTCGCGTCACTCCCGCTCTCCTGCTCAAGCTCGGTTTTTTGCTGTGCGGTACGGGCAATCGCGGTGGCGGTGTCATCCATCATTCGGGCGTTTTCAATATGCTCAGCTCTGGCCGCATCCAGTTGCCGGAATGCCGGAGTCAGATAGTCAGGAATGGTCGTGGTGGTCATGTTGTTACTCCTCAGTGATGTCAAGCTGAGGAGATTCTGCATCGCCCCGCACAACAACTCGACCCATTGCCGTTGTGGCAGAAACAGCACAAACGAAGGCTAAAAAACGCGGCTGGCCAGAGAAAGGTCGCAGGATAACCCCCTCTCTGTTTGTTTTTTTGCATATAACTATTCACTACTGTTCACTTCAAATAAAAATATAGTTAATACAGTAAGTTAATAGGTGAACAGTTGAGAGTAAAGTGTTCACCGACTGTTCACTACTGTTCACTGATTTAAGATGTGCACAGGGTCACCTTTAATTTTTTTTCCTATTGA belongs to Enterobacter cloacae and includes:
- a CDS encoding phage polarity suppression protein, yielding MTTLTLEQAFETCQNNKTSWLTRKQELADTEQEYGELLVSGENNRSRSLQTLRDIIDMKKWEINQAAGRYIRSHEDVQRISIRNRLNDFMQVHGAELTAALAPELMGYNNQHPAVKHCVMQHSVDYLREALSVWLAAGGKINYSAQDNDILTAIGFRPDVASRDDNREKFTPAQNQNYVRKRAELAAQ
- a CDS encoding phage capsid protein codes for the protein MTTTTIPDYLTPAFRQLDAARAEHIENARMMDDTATAIARTAQQKTELEQESGSDASEWRTAFRAGGAVLTDELKKQHLARVASRELAQECDQLAEVLTFECDRLKGNCDSTARAYRQAHHNVLSQYTGKELDNALHDTCGALVRAMKLKMLVMSNPLANTIGTQGYTEPDKAVMQEVKAWLERAVKDYHISLAAEPVLYRTGLSAETLPHMNYGVAATVGKRKVWFEKLRERESDLKARGLLA